A single window of Acidobacteriota bacterium DNA harbors:
- a CDS encoding glycosyltransferase family 1 protein — protein MPYTIAIDARKVHDFGIGTYIRNLIFGLAEIDDENRYLLLTRTAQGRDALADLPENFQVVQERSPVYSLRELVALSWRLFRLDLDLFHATHYVLPAVVPCKVVVTIHDIIHLLYPEFLPSRLAFLYAQRMIRRSLSRGDAIIAVSRNTRADLMSYFDVGGEKIHVIYNGVDDTFRQHLGSEELEVALRALEIKQPYVLFVGNAAKKHKNLDNVVQAYARARRIHDFDAPLVCVGDRSGAEFKLRQRAESLGIADSVHLLGHVAAEALPAIYQGAALFVYPTLYEGFGLPVVEAMASGVAIVTSNTSSLKEIAEGYGHLVDPLDVEAMARAIARCMSDQEHREALAKLGQRRADDFHWKRTAELTLDLYRQAIENGRGRRSGRP, from the coding sequence TTGCCCTACACCATCGCCATCGACGCGCGAAAGGTGCACGATTTCGGCATCGGCACCTACATTCGCAACCTGATCTTCGGCCTCGCCGAGATCGACGACGAGAACCGCTACCTGCTGCTCACCCGCACCGCCCAGGGGCGCGACGCCCTCGCCGACCTGCCGGAGAACTTCCAGGTCGTGCAGGAGCGCTCGCCGGTCTACTCGCTGCGCGAGCTGGTGGCCCTTTCCTGGCGCCTCTTCCGCCTCGACCTCGATCTGTTCCACGCCACCCACTACGTGTTGCCGGCGGTGGTGCCCTGCAAGGTGGTAGTCACCATCCACGACATCATCCACTTGCTCTACCCGGAGTTCCTGCCCAGCCGGCTGGCCTTCCTCTACGCCCAGCGGATGATTCGGCGCAGCCTCTCCCGCGGCGACGCCATCATCGCCGTGTCGCGCAATACCCGCGCCGATCTGATGAGCTATTTCGATGTCGGCGGCGAGAAGATCCACGTCATCTACAACGGGGTCGATGACACCTTCCGCCAGCACCTCGGCAGCGAGGAGCTCGAAGTCGCCCTCCGCGCCCTCGAGATCAAGCAACCCTACGTCCTCTTCGTCGGCAACGCGGCCAAGAAGCACAAGAACCTCGACAACGTCGTCCAGGCCTACGCCCGGGCGCGCCGAATCCACGATTTCGATGCCCCGCTGGTGTGCGTCGGCGATCGCTCCGGGGCCGAGTTCAAGCTCCGCCAGCGGGCCGAGAGCCTCGGAATCGCCGACAGCGTCCATCTCCTCGGCCACGTCGCGGCGGAGGCCTTGCCGGCGATCTACCAAGGGGCGGCACTGTTCGTCTACCCCACCCTTTACGAAGGCTTCGGCCTGCCGGTGGTCGAGGCGATGGCCTCCGGTGTCGCCATCGTGACTTCGAACACCTCCTCCCTCAAGGAGATCGCCGAAGGTTACGGCCACCTCGTCGACCCCCTCGACGTCGAAGCCATGGCCCGCGCCATCGCCCGCTGCATGTCCGACCAGGAGCACCGCGAAGCCCTCGCCAAGCTCGGTCAGCGAAGGGCCGACGACTTTCACTGGAAGCGCACCGCCGAGCTCACCCTCGACCTCTACCGGCAGGCGATCGAGAACGGCCGCGGCCGGCGCTCCGGCCGCCCATGA
- a CDS encoding glycosyltransferase: MSRTPSSTPPPAAAASASSDRAPAAVSGAPARVALVHDWLTGMRGGEKVLEALAALFPEAPIYTLFHFPGSVSEALESHPIHTSFLQRAPGLRRHYRRFLPLFPAAIEDLDLAPYDLVISSSHCVAKGIVPAPDALHLCYCHTPMRYAWDQEHAYFPRRRGLTARLRGLALTRLRTWDVASAPRVDAYFANSTFVARRIRRYYGREAEILHPPVDVDFYRLPPEAPGERPYALVVTALAPYKRVDLAITACQRLGLDLEIIGTGPELDRLRTLAGSNTRFLGRVPAETLRAKLQGARCLVQPGIEDFGIAPVEALACGTPVVALGRGGVLDIVENGVHGVLYEPPDDAEALAAAIDKSSRIRFNTLNLRARAEAFSTVVFVDRFASSCEALLSARWEKAP, from the coding sequence ATGAGCCGAACCCCCTCCTCGACGCCACCGCCGGCAGCGGCCGCCTCGGCGAGCTCCGACCGCGCGCCAGCGGCGGTCTCGGGAGCGCCCGCGCGGGTCGCCCTGGTGCACGACTGGCTGACCGGCATGCGCGGCGGCGAAAAGGTCCTCGAAGCCCTCGCCGCGCTCTTTCCGGAAGCCCCCATCTACACCCTGTTCCACTTCCCGGGAAGCGTCTCCGAGGCCCTCGAGAGCCACCCCATCCACACCAGCTTCCTGCAGCGAGCGCCGGGCCTGCGGCGCCACTACCGGCGCTTCCTGCCGCTGTTTCCGGCCGCCATCGAGGATCTCGACCTGGCGCCCTACGATCTGGTGATCAGCTCGAGCCACTGCGTCGCCAAGGGCATCGTGCCGGCTCCGGACGCCCTCCACCTGTGCTACTGCCACACCCCGATGCGCTACGCCTGGGACCAGGAGCATGCCTACTTTCCGCGCCGCCGGGGATTGACCGCCCGGCTGCGGGGCCTGGCCTTGACCCGCCTGCGGACCTGGGACGTGGCCTCGGCACCGCGCGTCGACGCCTACTTCGCCAACTCGACCTTCGTCGCCCGGCGCATCCGGCGCTACTACGGCCGCGAGGCCGAGATCCTGCACCCGCCGGTCGACGTCGACTTCTACCGCCTGCCACCGGAAGCTCCCGGCGAGCGGCCCTATGCCCTGGTGGTCACCGCCCTGGCGCCCTACAAACGGGTCGACCTGGCGATCACCGCCTGCCAGCGCCTCGGTCTCGATCTCGAGATCATCGGAACCGGTCCGGAGCTCGATCGCCTGCGCACCCTCGCCGGGTCCAACACCCGCTTTCTGGGTCGCGTACCGGCGGAGACCCTGCGCGCCAAGCTACAGGGCGCCCGCTGCCTGGTGCAGCCGGGAATCGAGGACTTCGGCATCGCTCCGGTCGAGGCCCTGGCCTGCGGCACACCGGTGGTCGCGCTCGGTCGCGGTGGGGTTCTCGACATCGTCGAGAACGGTGTTCACGGGGTTCTTTACGAGCCCCCGGACGATGCCGAGGCCCTCGCCGCGGCGATTGACAAGTCGAGTCGGATCAGGTTCAATACATTGAACCTTCGCGCCCGGGCGGAGGCCTTTTCCACTGTCGTTTTTGTCGATCGTTTCGCCTCCTCATGCGAGGCCCTGCTCTCCGCCCGGTGGGAGAAAGCTCCTTGA
- a CDS encoding undecaprenyl-phosphate glucose phosphotransferase, producing the protein MIRKRHRTTAALYLATDLVATMAAFFAAWALRFEAQIVPLTKTAPAFGPYLMLLPFIAVVWPVAFYFHGLYQVRRGRSRVDEILTLAMAVLVGTVLLSVLITWYRPTVGPESVEYFTFSRAFIALFALVDLVLVSGARMLLRSSLRRLRLRGHNLQRILVVGAGALGREITTKLLAHRELGFEVIGFLDDDPGKAGRKIDEIPVLGNLREIDEVLAANAVDQVFVALPLEAHRKMMRVLQRIGRECVEVRLVPDILQYATLNATLEDVDGTPVINLSQVPLQGFSSLVKRAMDIAIALVGMALLLPLLPLVALAIWIEDHGPIFYRQERMGLDGKSFMILKLRSMRVNAEASSGPVWAVRDDPRRTRIGEFIRRWSIDELPQLWNVLTGDMSLIGPRPERPAFVHEFKHKLPQYMVRHRVKAGITGWAQVHGWRGNTSIKKRLQYDLYYIENWSLMLDLKILWMTLRHGIRQTNAY; encoded by the coding sequence TTGATCCGAAAGCGACATCGCACGACAGCGGCTCTGTATCTGGCGACCGACCTGGTCGCGACGATGGCGGCCTTCTTCGCCGCCTGGGCGCTGCGCTTCGAAGCCCAGATCGTCCCGCTGACCAAGACTGCGCCGGCCTTCGGGCCCTACTTGATGCTGCTGCCGTTCATCGCAGTGGTCTGGCCGGTGGCCTTCTATTTCCACGGCCTCTACCAGGTACGGCGCGGCCGCAGCCGAGTAGACGAGATCTTGACCCTCGCCATGGCGGTGCTGGTCGGCACGGTGTTGCTCTCGGTGTTGATCACCTGGTACCGACCGACGGTCGGCCCCGAGAGCGTCGAGTACTTCACCTTCAGCCGCGCCTTCATCGCGCTGTTCGCCCTGGTCGACCTGGTGCTGGTCTCCGGCGCCCGCATGCTGCTGCGCTCTTCGCTGCGGCGCCTGCGCCTGCGCGGTCACAACCTGCAGCGCATCCTGGTGGTCGGTGCCGGCGCCCTCGGTCGCGAGATCACCACCAAGCTGCTCGCCCACCGCGAGCTCGGCTTCGAGGTCATCGGCTTCCTCGACGACGACCCTGGCAAGGCCGGACGCAAGATCGACGAAATCCCAGTGCTCGGCAATCTGCGTGAGATCGACGAGGTGCTCGCCGCCAACGCCGTCGACCAGGTCTTCGTGGCCCTCCCCCTGGAAGCCCACCGCAAGATGATGCGGGTGCTACAGCGCATCGGGCGGGAGTGTGTCGAGGTGCGGTTGGTTCCGGACATTTTGCAGTACGCCACCCTCAACGCCACCCTCGAGGATGTCGACGGCACCCCGGTCATCAATCTGTCGCAGGTGCCGCTGCAGGGCTTCAGCAGCCTGGTCAAGCGCGCCATGGACATCGCCATCGCCCTCGTCGGCATGGCCCTCCTGCTGCCCCTGCTGCCGCTCGTCGCCCTCGCCATCTGGATCGAAGATCACGGTCCGATCTTCTACCGCCAGGAGCGCATGGGCCTCGACGGCAAGTCATTCATGATTTTGAAGCTGCGCTCCATGCGAGTGAATGCCGAAGCCTCGAGCGGCCCGGTTTGGGCGGTGCGCGACGATCCCCGGCGGACCCGCATCGGCGAGTTCATTCGCCGCTGGTCGATCGATGAGCTGCCTCAGCTTTGGAACGTCCTGACCGGCGACATGTCGCTGATCGGACCGCGCCCGGAGCGGCCCGCCTTCGTGCACGAGTTCAAGCACAAGCTGCCGCAGTACATGGTGCGTCACCGGGTCAAGGCGGGCATCACCGGCTGGGCTCAGGTCCACGGCTGGCGCGGCAATACCTCGATCAAGAAGCGCCTCCAGTACGACCTCTACTACATCGAGAATTGGTCCCTGATGCTGGACCTCAAGATTCTCTGGATGACCCTGCGCCACGGCATTCGCCAGACCAACGCCTATTAG
- a CDS encoding PAS domain S-box protein, with the protein MVSADPVDRQADPNPVVRLSRDGEILYANRASGPILAAWGSGVGGRLPESWRRRFQQVLLGDDLGPLELEADGRCFELAIAPPDGEGCSALFGRDITERRLAERISRQYEFIVNSSPDLMSFIGTHFVYRAVSDSYCAGHGRDRSGLVGRTVAEVWGQRQFEEVLRRPLEQALAGEQVRYRAWLTLAGSGRRHFEVINSPYRADGVRVSHVAAVARDITETKLIEQRLEESERRNRHIVEHSQGLICTHDLDGRLLSVNPAAAAALGYLPEDLRGVPLAELLAPRVRDQMASYLQMLRDEGVAQGIMRVLTRFGEEREWAYSNSHWEESGRPPYVLGHALDVTERRQARRELVEARRLAETANEAKGQFLAAVSHEVRSPLNVILGMTELALGTEVSDEQREFLSLIAVNAQAVLRLIKELLQFSRIEAGELEFEELPFEPAKVVREVIESLTPEARKKNLDLACEIAPGIEATLVGEPAHLRQVLVNLVNNGIKFTSRGRVSVALRPTTAQAPGELGLHFAVADTGVGIARRDLRRIFDRFVRGGSGEQEGTGLGLSIARTLVEMMGGRIWVESQPGSGSRFHFELSFQRFVPPREEADDRPLRRFAQGRVLLVEDHPAVGELARRHLSSAGLEVEWERRGDVALRRATAEVFDLVLMDLEVPGLAGLEAARVLRQREQRAGRPPVPILALTGHGGEAIAAQCKEAGMNDVLVKPFDRHRLIDRVASVIDRRPAILVVDESSALRDLYSLYLGDLTGRFRIVPHDDPDEAWRHACGGSVALALLDLEMAEPGGVALVRRLRNDPRTADLAILGVIDPEDARAGEVGCNLCLNKPMGEEALMTAVHRVLTGPPPMSLPQDDPEIRAMLPEFLARCQHDYEQLQQAVKARDLAPIRAIGHALKGSGGSFGIPEISAIGADLEQAARRHRWPVIASALRRFEGLLLNHGYGQE; encoded by the coding sequence ATGGTCTCCGCTGACCCCGTCGATCGCCAGGCCGATCCCAATCCGGTGGTTCGGCTGAGTCGTGATGGCGAGATCCTCTATGCCAATCGGGCCAGCGGTCCGATCCTGGCGGCCTGGGGTTCCGGGGTCGGCGGTCGGCTCCCGGAGAGCTGGCGGCGACGCTTTCAGCAGGTGCTGCTGGGGGACGACCTCGGTCCCCTCGAGCTCGAGGCCGATGGTCGCTGCTTCGAGCTCGCCATCGCCCCACCGGACGGCGAGGGCTGCTCCGCCCTCTTCGGTCGTGACATCACCGAGCGGCGCCTCGCCGAGCGGATCTCGCGGCAGTACGAGTTCATCGTCAACTCGTCGCCGGACCTGATGAGCTTCATCGGAACCCACTTCGTCTACCGGGCGGTGAGCGACTCCTACTGTGCCGGACACGGTCGCGATCGCAGCGGCCTGGTGGGACGAACCGTCGCCGAGGTGTGGGGCCAGCGGCAGTTCGAGGAGGTCCTGCGGCGGCCTCTCGAACAGGCTTTGGCGGGCGAGCAGGTGCGCTACCGCGCCTGGTTGACCTTGGCCGGTAGCGGCCGCCGTCACTTCGAGGTGATCAACTCACCCTACCGGGCGGACGGGGTGCGGGTGAGTCACGTCGCGGCGGTGGCGCGCGACATCACCGAGACCAAGCTCATCGAGCAGCGCCTCGAGGAAAGCGAGCGCCGCAATCGCCATATCGTCGAGCACAGTCAGGGGCTGATCTGCACTCACGACCTCGACGGGCGCCTGCTGTCCGTCAACCCGGCGGCGGCGGCCGCCCTCGGCTACCTGCCGGAGGACCTGCGGGGCGTGCCGCTGGCGGAGCTGTTGGCGCCGCGGGTGCGCGACCAGATGGCCTCTTATCTCCAGATGCTGCGGGACGAGGGGGTGGCGCAAGGCATCATGCGGGTACTGACCCGCTTTGGCGAGGAGCGCGAATGGGCCTACTCCAACTCCCACTGGGAAGAGTCCGGCAGGCCGCCCTACGTCCTCGGCCATGCTCTCGACGTCACCGAGCGGCGCCAGGCACGCCGTGAGCTGGTCGAAGCTCGCCGCCTGGCGGAGACCGCCAACGAGGCCAAGGGCCAGTTTCTGGCGGCGGTCAGCCACGAGGTCCGCTCGCCTCTCAACGTCATCCTGGGGATGACCGAGCTGGCCCTCGGTACGGAGGTCTCGGACGAGCAGCGCGAGTTCCTTTCCCTGATCGCGGTCAACGCCCAGGCGGTTCTGCGTTTGATCAAGGAGCTGCTGCAGTTCTCTCGCATCGAGGCCGGCGAGCTCGAGTTCGAGGAATTGCCCTTCGAGCCGGCGAAGGTGGTTCGAGAGGTGATCGAAAGCCTGACCCCGGAGGCTCGCAAGAAGAATCTCGATCTGGCCTGCGAGATCGCTCCCGGCATCGAGGCGACCCTCGTCGGGGAGCCGGCACACCTGCGTCAGGTGCTGGTCAACCTGGTCAACAACGGCATCAAGTTCACCTCCCGGGGCAGGGTGTCGGTGGCCCTGAGACCGACGACGGCGCAGGCTCCCGGCGAGCTCGGACTGCACTTCGCGGTCGCCGACACCGGAGTCGGTATCGCGCGCCGAGATCTGCGCCGAATCTTCGATCGCTTCGTGCGCGGTGGCTCCGGCGAGCAGGAGGGAACTGGCCTCGGTCTCAGCATCGCCCGCACCCTGGTCGAGATGATGGGAGGGCGCATCTGGGTCGAGAGTCAGCCGGGGAGCGGGAGCCGATTTCACTTCGAGCTCAGCTTCCAACGCTTCGTGCCGCCCCGCGAGGAAGCGGATGATCGGCCCCTCCGCCGCTTCGCCCAGGGACGCGTGCTGCTGGTCGAGGACCATCCGGCGGTCGGTGAGCTGGCGCGGCGTCACCTGAGCTCGGCCGGTCTCGAGGTGGAATGGGAGCGCCGCGGCGATGTCGCCCTGCGGCGGGCGACCGCCGAGGTCTTCGACCTGGTTCTGATGGATCTCGAGGTTCCCGGCCTCGCCGGCCTCGAGGCGGCGCGCGTTCTACGGCAACGGGAGCAGCGGGCCGGGAGGCCTCCGGTGCCCATTCTGGCGCTCACCGGCCACGGTGGCGAGGCGATCGCCGCGCAATGCAAGGAGGCTGGCATGAACGACGTGCTGGTCAAACCCTTTGACCGCCACCGGTTGATCGACCGGGTGGCAAGCGTCATCGATCGTCGTCCCGCGATTTTGGTGGTCGACGAGTCTTCGGCCTTGCGGGATCTCTATTCGCTCTATCTCGGCGACCTCACCGGACGCTTCCGGATCGTTCCCCACGACGACCCCGACGAAGCCTGGCGACATGCCTGCGGCGGTAGCGTCGCTCTGGCCCTCCTCGACCTGGAGATGGCGGAGCCCGGCGGCGTTGCCCTGGTGCGGCGTCTGCGCAACGATCCACGGACCGCCGATCTCGCCATCCTGGGGGTGATCGATCCGGAGGATGCGCGCGCCGGCGAGGTCGGCTGCAACCTCTGCCTCAACAAGCCGATGGGGGAGGAGGCGCTGATGACGGCGGTACACCGAGTGCTGACCGGCCCGCCGCCGATGTCGCTGCCGCAGGACGATCCCGAGATCCGCGCCATGCTGCCGGAGTTCCTGGCGCGCTGCCAGCACGACTACGAACAGCTTCAGCAGGCGGTGAAGGCGCGCGATCTGGCACCCATCCGTGCCATCGGCCATGCCCTCAAGGGTAGCGGTGGGTCCTTCGGTATACCGGAGATCAGCGCCATCGGGGCAGACCTCGAGCAGGCCGCCCGTCGCCACCGCTGGCCGGTCATCGCCAGTGCCCTGCGGCGCTTCGAAGGGCTGCTGCTCAACCACGGCTACGGCCAAGAGTAG
- a CDS encoding sigma-54 dependent transcriptional regulator, which yields MVDDDLSLGSLVARWVELEGFEPLLADSGEACLAQLTRSLPSALVLDLNMPGIGGMEVLERVRKSHPRLPVIVLTADRDVATVVEAMRHGAFDFLAKPIERTKFVTTLGNAVERYRMAVRLRQLEREVEGRGQGDIIGQSPAMKRLFRQLGRLAGSDVTVLIQGESGTGKELIARSIHRESERRDGPFVALNCAAIPDSLQESELFGHEKGAFTGAEKRRLGRFEEADGGTLFLDEVAELSLSLQAKLLRALQERTFRRVGGSTDVVSDFRLVAATHRDLRGQVEADAFREDLYFRIAVFELAVPPLREREGDLPLLVERLLAKIAPQRSLSCSPDTLALLAEQPWPGNVRELENALHHATVVCEDDLITPSDLPTRLDRPAAVSRPEPTAPAESIHEGLSLEEIERRAIQASLGANEGNLSEVCRQLGIGRTTLYRKLKKYGLR from the coding sequence GTGGTCGACGACGATCTCAGTCTTGGGAGCCTCGTCGCGCGTTGGGTGGAGCTGGAGGGATTCGAGCCTTTGCTCGCCGACAGCGGAGAGGCTTGCCTTGCCCAGTTGACCCGCTCGCTGCCGTCGGCACTGGTGCTCGACCTCAATATGCCGGGGATCGGGGGCATGGAGGTCCTGGAGCGGGTGCGCAAGAGCCATCCGCGACTGCCGGTGATCGTCCTGACGGCGGATCGCGATGTCGCCACCGTGGTCGAGGCGATGCGCCACGGTGCCTTCGACTTCCTCGCCAAGCCGATCGAGCGCACCAAGTTCGTCACCACCCTGGGCAATGCCGTCGAGCGTTATCGCATGGCGGTGCGCTTGCGCCAGCTCGAGCGCGAGGTCGAGGGTCGCGGTCAGGGCGACATCATCGGCCAGTCGCCGGCCATGAAGCGGCTGTTCCGTCAGCTCGGACGCCTCGCCGGGAGCGATGTCACGGTCCTGATCCAAGGCGAGAGCGGCACCGGCAAGGAGCTCATCGCGCGCTCCATCCATCGCGAGAGCGAGCGCCGCGATGGCCCCTTCGTGGCCCTCAACTGTGCGGCCATTCCGGACAGTCTGCAGGAATCCGAGCTCTTCGGACACGAGAAGGGCGCCTTCACCGGTGCCGAGAAGCGCCGTCTCGGCCGCTTCGAAGAGGCCGATGGCGGCACCCTGTTTCTCGATGAGGTGGCCGAGCTCTCCCTGTCGCTGCAGGCCAAGCTGCTGCGCGCTCTGCAGGAAAGGACCTTCCGGAGGGTCGGCGGCTCGACCGACGTGGTCTCCGATTTTCGCCTGGTGGCGGCGACCCATCGTGACCTGAGGGGCCAGGTCGAGGCCGACGCCTTCCGCGAGGATCTCTACTTCCGTATCGCCGTTTTCGAGCTCGCCGTACCGCCGCTGCGCGAGCGCGAGGGCGACCTGCCCCTGCTGGTGGAACGGCTGCTCGCCAAGATCGCTCCGCAGCGGTCCCTGAGCTGTTCTCCGGACACTCTGGCGCTGCTCGCCGAGCAGCCCTGGCCGGGCAACGTGCGAGAGCTCGAAAATGCCCTGCACCACGCTACGGTGGTCTGCGAAGACGACCTCATCACGCCCTCCGACCTCCCGACGCGACTGGATCGTCCGGCGGCGGTGTCGCGGCCTGAGCCCACCGCTCCTGCCGAATCCATCCACGAGGGCCTGAGCCTCGAAGAGATCGAGCGCCGCGCGATCCAGGCTTCCTTGGGTGCCAACGAAGGCAACCTCTCAGAGGTCTGTCGCCAGCTCGGCATCGGTCGCACCACCCTCTATCGCAAGCTCAAGAAATATGGTCTCCGCTGA
- a CDS encoding carbon-nitrogen hydrolase family protein — protein MSPERASSDPSSHREPLLAAVLQMNASSDAAGNWRQARDLVARAAAAGARRVATPENTNYLGPHEEKVRLAETLDGPTCERFGGLARQHHLHLLLGSFNERSADPQRCYNTSVLFGPDGSQLAIYRKIHLFDVDLSEQVSFQESRTVVAGEEPVVAATPWLALGLSICYDLRFPELYRRLVDAGAEALAVPSAFTLTTGRAHWYPLLRARAIENQCYVLAPAQQGRHDDRGLRESFGHAMIIDPWGQVLATVGEGPGLALAEIDPARVQRLRRAMPVTDHRRL, from the coding sequence ATGAGCCCAGAACGAGCCTCGTCGGATCCTTCGTCCCATCGCGAGCCGCTGCTGGCGGCGGTGCTGCAGATGAACGCCAGCTCCGATGCCGCAGGCAACTGGCGGCAGGCGCGGGATCTGGTGGCGCGGGCGGCGGCCGCCGGCGCCCGGCGGGTGGCGACTCCCGAGAACACCAACTACCTCGGCCCCCACGAGGAGAAGGTGCGTCTCGCCGAGACCCTCGATGGACCGACCTGCGAGCGCTTCGGTGGTCTCGCTCGGCAGCATCACCTTCACCTCCTGCTGGGTTCGTTCAACGAGCGTTCGGCGGATCCACAGCGCTGCTACAACACCTCCGTTCTGTTCGGCCCGGACGGTTCGCAATTGGCGATCTACCGCAAGATCCATCTCTTCGATGTCGACCTCTCGGAGCAGGTTTCCTTTCAGGAGTCGCGCACCGTCGTCGCCGGAGAAGAACCGGTGGTGGCGGCGACGCCGTGGCTCGCTCTCGGTCTGTCGATTTGCTACGACCTGCGCTTTCCGGAGCTTTACCGCCGGCTGGTCGATGCCGGGGCCGAAGCCCTCGCCGTGCCGTCGGCCTTCACCCTCACCACCGGACGGGCGCATTGGTATCCCCTGCTGCGCGCCCGGGCGATCGAAAACCAGTGCTACGTGCTGGCGCCGGCGCAGCAGGGACGCCACGACGACCGCGGACTGCGCGAGAGCTTCGGCCACGCCATGATTATCGATCCTTGGGGTCAGGTGCTGGCGACGGTCGGCGAAGGCCCCGGTCTGGCCCTCGCCGAGATCGATCCGGCGCGGGTGCAGCGGCTGCGTCGCGCCATGCCGGTGACGGACCATCGCCGCCTTTGA
- a CDS encoding ABC transporter permease, which yields MTSPAIASPAERDRPGLRGPLSWVIAWRFLRGRRSRLLDGTARVALAATALGVLAMVIAMALMTGYREDLRRKLIEGNAPVMAQSLIPGGQDLSQQQRTALEAIPGVVAVGRVAFAQGTLSLPGSGSDSLEVTLRGVEPGGGQLGASAADLGVAADGTAGAVLGSELARRLGVSVGDQLRLVVLGFEAGRPRFRYRSLRVSDTFTVGYAEFDAAWVLVHRDLVEDSSGAGAMGLYELTLDDPDRPAGVVEKAEEILGPDFLVSDWRLLNRDLFTALEGQQRALFLILGLIVLVSTFNVASTLVVLVRDRMRQLGVLGAMGLSPASLRAIFLTYGSVLGLVGVLLGAGLGTLICWLLTEFELIRFDPDVAAIYFITSVPFRVRPADLAAIVGFALAVNLLACALPAWRAARVDPATALRYE from the coding sequence GTGACCTCGCCGGCGATCGCCAGCCCTGCGGAGCGCGACCGCCCGGGACTGCGAGGTCCCCTCAGTTGGGTGATCGCCTGGCGCTTTCTGCGCGGTCGCCGGAGCCGACTCCTCGACGGCACGGCGCGGGTGGCGCTGGCCGCCACCGCCCTCGGGGTTCTCGCTATGGTGATCGCCATGGCCCTGATGACCGGCTATCGCGAAGACCTGCGGCGCAAGCTGATCGAGGGCAACGCGCCGGTGATGGCGCAGTCGCTGATTCCCGGTGGCCAGGACTTGAGCCAGCAGCAGCGCACCGCCCTCGAGGCCATCCCCGGCGTGGTCGCCGTCGGACGCGTCGCCTTCGCCCAGGGAACCCTCTCGCTGCCCGGCAGCGGTAGCGACAGCCTCGAGGTCACCTTGCGCGGCGTGGAGCCCGGCGGGGGGCAGCTCGGAGCGTCCGCCGCCGACCTCGGTGTGGCCGCCGACGGCACCGCCGGCGCCGTCCTCGGCAGCGAGCTGGCGCGCCGTCTGGGGGTCTCCGTCGGCGACCAACTGCGCCTCGTCGTGCTCGGCTTCGAGGCCGGCCGGCCGCGTTTCCGCTACCGCAGCCTGCGGGTCAGCGACACCTTCACGGTGGGCTATGCCGAGTTCGATGCCGCCTGGGTGCTGGTGCATCGCGACCTGGTCGAGGACAGCAGCGGCGCCGGCGCCATGGGGCTCTACGAGCTCACCCTCGACGACCCGGATCGGCCGGCGGGGGTGGTCGAGAAGGCCGAGGAGATACTCGGTCCGGATTTTCTGGTCAGCGACTGGCGGTTGCTCAACCGCGACCTGTTCACCGCCCTCGAGGGCCAGCAGAGAGCCCTGTTCCTGATCCTCGGCCTGATCGTCCTGGTGTCGACGTTCAATGTCGCCTCGACGCTGGTCGTGCTGGTGCGGGACCGCATGCGCCAGCTCGGCGTCTTGGGGGCGATGGGACTGTCGCCGGCGAGCCTGCGCGCCATCTTCCTGACCTATGGCTCGGTCCTCGGTTTGGTCGGCGTGCTCCTCGGAGCGGGCCTCGGGACCCTGATCTGTTGGCTGCTGACGGAGTTCGAGCTGATCCGCTTCGATCCCGACGTCGCCGCCATCTACTTCATCACCTCGGTACCCTTTCGGGTCCGGCCGGCGGACCTGGCGGCGATCGTCGGCTTCGCCCTGGCGGTCAACTTGCTGGCCTGCGCCCTGCCCGCCTGGCGGGCGGCACGGGTCGACCCGGCGACCGCCCTACGCTACGAGTGA